In a genomic window of Lacrimispora sp. BS-2:
- a CDS encoding cupin domain-containing protein produces the protein MIINFEGIEETILPHFNGGEKEFKAKMFADKSNKILYGKLEPGASIGMHTHDTSSEIIYFLQGSGKMLFDGGEEAIQAGMCHYCPKGYAHSLVNDSKADLIFFAVVPQQ, from the coding sequence ATGATTATTAATTTTGAAGGAATAGAGGAAACCATACTCCCCCACTTTAATGGCGGAGAAAAGGAATTTAAGGCAAAAATGTTTGCAGATAAAAGCAATAAGATTCTCTACGGAAAACTGGAGCCAGGCGCATCCATAGGAATGCATACCCACGACACAAGCAGTGAAATCATATATTTCCTACAGGGATCAGGAAAAATGCTTTTTGACGGCGGAGAGGAAGCCATACAGGCAGGAATGTGTCACTATTGTCCCAAAGGATATGCTCACAGCCTGGTCAATGATAGTAAGGCTGATTTGATTTTCTTTGCAGTTGTTCCTCAACAGTGA
- a CDS encoding ABC transporter ATP-binding protein, which yields MKNLWKYGKKYSFLYVLAIVAMVVSILLDAMAPQITKHIIDDVIVGGQMQILMRLLLGLLGIGLGRAVLQYTKEFIFDYAASGIGCSLRKDLFNHIQTLSMGYFDNHNTGELMARIKDDAERIWNAFGFVGMLVLECSIHTVIVIVCMYRLSPSLTLIPLVILPLIAWYAVKMENGLGDVYDKISEQTAELNTVAQENLAGVRTVKAFAREDYEIEKFKKHNKQYYNLNMQQAKLIVRYQPNISFLSKVLLMSVIVIGGILVINDKMTIGDLGAFSEYANNIIWPMEMVGWLSNDIAAAVASNKKIKKIMEEQPVICNPENPVLPETIQGELAFHHVDFELDGKSILSDIDFTLTKGKTLGIMGVTGSGKSSIVNLIERFYDVTKGEILLDGINVKDLPLAFLRGQVSVVMQDVFLFSDSITENIKTGNKDATEWESVQQASISAGAHGFIQKLSEQYDTVIGERGVGLSGGQKQRISIARAIAKETPLLILDDSTSALDMETEKEIEAHLTELKDSSKVIIAHRISAVRRADEILILDEGRIVERGTHEELMEMRGQYYKTYQVQYGEEEMKWQSIQAE from the coding sequence ATGAAAAATCTATGGAAGTATGGAAAGAAGTACAGTTTCTTGTATGTTTTGGCGATTGTGGCCATGGTCGTCAGCATCCTTTTGGATGCAATGGCTCCCCAGATCACAAAACATATAATTGATGATGTCATTGTGGGGGGACAGATGCAGATTCTCATGAGGCTGCTTTTAGGGCTTCTGGGAATTGGACTTGGAAGAGCGGTACTTCAGTATACAAAGGAATTTATTTTTGACTATGCTGCATCCGGGATCGGCTGCAGTTTAAGGAAGGATTTATTTAACCATATCCAGACCCTGTCCATGGGGTATTTTGACAACCACAACACAGGGGAATTAATGGCAAGGATCAAGGATGATGCGGAACGTATCTGGAACGCCTTTGGATTTGTGGGAATGCTGGTTTTGGAATGTTCTATTCATACGGTCATCGTTATTGTCTGCATGTACCGTTTAAGCCCCAGTCTTACCCTGATTCCGCTGGTGATTCTCCCCCTGATCGCCTGGTATGCGGTCAAAATGGAAAACGGCCTGGGAGATGTTTACGATAAGATCAGTGAGCAGACCGCTGAATTAAACACGGTGGCACAGGAGAATCTGGCAGGAGTCCGTACCGTGAAGGCCTTTGCAAGAGAAGATTATGAAATTGAGAAATTCAAGAAGCACAACAAGCAGTATTATAATCTAAATATGCAGCAGGCCAAACTGATCGTCCGTTACCAGCCAAACATATCCTTTTTGTCAAAGGTGCTGTTAATGTCAGTCATTGTCATAGGGGGTATTTTGGTCATTAACGATAAGATGACCATTGGAGATCTGGGCGCATTTTCCGAGTACGCTAATAATATTATCTGGCCAATGGAAATGGTGGGCTGGCTCAGCAACGATATTGCAGCCGCTGTGGCCTCCAATAAGAAGATCAAAAAGATCATGGAAGAGCAGCCGGTCATCTGCAATCCCGAAAACCCGGTCCTGCCGGAAACTATCCAGGGAGAACTGGCCTTTCACCATGTGGACTTTGAACTGGACGGGAAGAGCATTTTAAGCGACATTGATTTTACTTTAACAAAGGGAAAGACCCTTGGCATCATGGGCGTGACCGGTTCCGGCAAAAGCTCCATTGTCAATTTGATCGAGCGTTTTTATGACGTAACAAAAGGAGAGATCCTTTTAGACGGGATTAATGTAAAGGATCTTCCTCTGGCATTCCTAAGGGGTCAGGTATCGGTGGTCATGCAGGACGTATTCCTGTTTTCAGACAGCATTACGGAAAACATTAAGACAGGAAATAAGGATGCAACAGAATGGGAAAGTGTGCAGCAGGCCTCCATCTCGGCAGGAGCCCACGGCTTTATCCAGAAGCTTTCAGAACAGTATGATACGGTAATCGGGGAGCGGGGAGTCGGGCTTTCCGGAGGTCAGAAGCAGAGGATCAGCATAGCCAGGGCTATTGCAAAAGAAACACCTCTTTTAATTCTTGATGATTCCACCTCGGCTCTTGATATGGAGACGGAAAAGGAGATTGAGGCCCATCTTACAGAATTAAAGGACAGTTCAAAAGTCATTATCGCCCACCGCATTTCAGCGGTGCGCCGTGCCGATGAGATCCTGATCCTGGATGAAGGACGGATCGTGGAACGGGGGACCCATGAGGAGCTTATGGAAATGCGGGGGCAATATTATAAAACCTATCAGGTACAGTATGGAGAGGAGGAGATGAAATGGCAGTCAATTCAAGCAGAATAG
- a CDS encoding heavy metal-associated domain-containing protein, with protein sequence MSTAIICVILIVICYFGLKSTIKRTKYGCCGSGGSEMKKIKAADKNISHYPYTRIMEVEGMTCGNCKQRVENEFNSREGLYASVDLKRKLAVIHMKEQMPEDELKEMVRKAGYTPGKIK encoded by the coding sequence ATGTCTACTGCAATTATTTGCGTAATTTTAATTGTTATTTGCTACTTTGGATTAAAAAGCACCATAAAGAGAACAAAATATGGCTGTTGCGGAAGCGGCGGCAGTGAAATGAAGAAAATTAAAGCTGCTGATAAAAATATTTCCCATTATCCTTATACGCGGATCATGGAGGTAGAGGGAATGACCTGCGGCAATTGCAAACAGAGAGTGGAGAATGAGTTTAATAGCCGGGAAGGATTATATGCTTCCGTGGATTTAAAGAGAAAACTGGCAGTCATACATATGAAAGAGCAGATGCCGGAGGATGAACTGAAAGAGATGGTGAGAAAAGCAGGATACACTCCCGGGAAGATCAAGTAA
- a CDS encoding aldehyde dehydrogenase family protein, whose amino-acid sequence MQNVELQKKYQLFIGGQWKDASDGKTFPSICPADGRMLTECAEATKEDVDEAVREAWKAFETWKHVSVNQRAVILNKIADIIDANMEYLAMVETLDNGKPIRETMAVDIPLAAQHFRYFAGCILGEEGSANMLGENTLSLILKEPIGVVGQIVPWNFPFLMAAWKLAPVLASGCCSVFKTSSTTSLSVLELARLIQDVIPAGVFNVITGAGSKSGQYILEHEGFRKLAFTGSTEVGKNVALAAAEKLIPATLELGGKSANIFFEDCNWEMAMDGLQLGILFNQGQVCCAGSRVFVQESIYDKFVEEAVKRFNQVKVGLPWDENTQMGSQISKGHMKDILSYIEIGKSEGAAVLCGGEQILEDGLENGAFLRPTLLGNVTNDMRVAQEEIFGPVACIIKFKTEDEVVDMANDSQYGLGGAVWTRDINRAIRVARAVETGRMWVNTYNSIPEGAPFGGYKTSGIGRETHKVILEHYTQTKNILINLSESPSGFYPVK is encoded by the coding sequence ATGCAGAACGTAGAGCTTCAAAAGAAATATCAGTTATTCATAGGTGGACAGTGGAAGGATGCTTCCGATGGAAAAACATTTCCAAGTATCTGTCCGGCCGATGGGAGGATGCTGACTGAGTGCGCCGAGGCAACAAAGGAGGATGTGGATGAGGCGGTCCGGGAAGCATGGAAGGCTTTTGAGACCTGGAAGCATGTATCGGTAAACCAGAGAGCTGTCATTCTGAATAAGATTGCGGATATCATAGATGCAAATATGGAATATCTTGCCATGGTTGAAACCCTGGACAACGGGAAACCCATAAGGGAAACAATGGCGGTCGATATACCTCTGGCAGCTCAGCATTTCCGCTATTTTGCAGGCTGCATTCTTGGGGAAGAGGGCAGTGCCAATATGCTGGGAGAAAATACCCTGAGTCTGATCCTCAAAGAGCCTATCGGCGTGGTTGGGCAAATCGTTCCCTGGAATTTTCCCTTCCTGATGGCGGCCTGGAAGCTGGCACCGGTACTGGCAAGCGGCTGTTGTTCCGTCTTTAAGACTTCCAGCACCACTTCTCTCAGCGTTCTGGAACTGGCAAGGCTGATCCAGGATGTGATCCCGGCAGGGGTGTTCAATGTTATTACCGGAGCAGGTTCCAAGTCCGGGCAGTATATTCTGGAACACGAAGGTTTCCGGAAGCTGGCATTTACCGGCTCAACGGAAGTAGGAAAGAACGTGGCCCTTGCAGCAGCGGAAAAGCTGATTCCGGCTACTTTAGAGCTGGGCGGCAAATCAGCCAATATTTTCTTTGAGGACTGTAATTGGGAGATGGCCATGGATGGTTTACAGCTGGGTATTCTCTTTAACCAGGGCCAGGTGTGCTGTGCGGGTTCCAGGGTCTTTGTGCAGGAAAGCATTTACGACAAGTTTGTGGAAGAAGCGGTTAAACGGTTTAACCAGGTAAAGGTGGGCCTTCCGTGGGATGAAAACACCCAGATGGGAAGTCAGATCAGCAAAGGGCATATGAAGGACATTTTAAGCTACATAGAGATAGGAAAATCGGAAGGAGCTGCTGTACTTTGTGGCGGAGAGCAGATTCTGGAGGACGGACTGGAAAACGGAGCTTTTTTAAGACCTACACTCCTTGGCAATGTGACAAACGACATGAGGGTGGCACAGGAAGAGATCTTTGGACCTGTGGCATGTATTATTAAGTTTAAGACAGAGGATGAGGTTGTGGACATGGCCAATGACAGCCAGTACGGACTGGGCGGAGCAGTGTGGACCAGGGACATCAATCGGGCAATACGGGTTGCCAGAGCGGTGGAGACCGGTCGTATGTGGGTCAATACCTATAATTCTATTCCTGAGGGAGCTCCTTTTGGCGGATACAAGACCTCGGGAATCGGCCGTGAGACACATAAGGTCATTCTGGAACACTACACCCAGACAAAGAATATCTTGATTAATTTAAGTGAATCTCCTTCAGGTTTTTATCCGGTCAAATAG
- a CDS encoding VOC family protein yields the protein MKLQCPLLVVTDLEKSKTFYKEVLGLNVTMDLGANVTLTGGIALQTISGQWTDYGRNSKANGRTGNLCTENMLKEGILCWKIYHHKKK from the coding sequence ATGAAGCTTCAATGTCCTTTGCTGGTAGTAACAGACTTGGAAAAATCAAAAACATTCTATAAAGAGGTTTTGGGGTTAAATGTGACCATGGATTTAGGAGCTAATGTTACCCTGACTGGGGGCATAGCCCTGCAGACGATTTCCGGACAGTGGACTGACTATGGAAGAAACAGCAAAGCGAATGGACGTACCGGTAACCTATGTACAGAAAACATGTTAAAAGAGGGGATTTTATGCTGGAAAATATACCATCACAAGAAAAAATGA
- a CDS encoding patatin family protein, protein MTEGALVLEGGSLRGVFTAGVLDVFMEQGIEMSYVNGVSAGSMCGMSYVSKQIGRTIKVDLDYVNDKRFLSFRNMVKSRSIFNFDFLFGELCDTLVPFDYDTFWKSQQTFEVVATRCKTGKPEYFEKSSCDDFIDAIKASSSLPIMSSMIPIKGKKYLDGGCALPIAYQRAIDLGYGKIVVVLTREHGYRKPQLDKWTKRGYERYFAPLPEFLKALLEVPDRYNRMQEEIDRLEEEGKIYVIRPDKHVTVQRTEKDKRKLEALYEEGRRLAEEHMGKLKEYLEIKE, encoded by the coding sequence ATGACAGAAGGAGCATTGGTTTTAGAAGGAGGTTCTTTAAGGGGCGTATTTACGGCCGGGGTTTTGGATGTATTCATGGAACAGGGGATTGAGATGTCCTATGTAAACGGAGTATCAGCCGGTTCTATGTGCGGCATGAGCTATGTAAGCAAACAGATCGGCCGTACCATTAAAGTGGATTTGGACTATGTCAATGATAAACGGTTTTTAAGCTTTCGGAATATGGTGAAAAGCCGCTCCATTTTTAATTTTGATTTCCTGTTCGGGGAATTGTGTGATACGCTGGTTCCCTTTGATTATGATACCTTTTGGAAGTCCCAGCAGACCTTTGAGGTGGTTGCCACCCGCTGCAAGACAGGAAAACCGGAATACTTTGAAAAGAGTTCCTGTGATGATTTTATTGACGCTATAAAGGCTTCCAGCAGCCTTCCCATTATGTCCAGCATGATTCCTATAAAAGGGAAAAAGTATTTGGATGGGGGCTGTGCCTTGCCTATTGCATATCAGAGAGCCATTGATCTGGGATATGGAAAGATCGTTGTGGTACTTACCAGGGAGCACGGGTATCGGAAACCTCAGCTTGATAAGTGGACGAAAAGAGGATATGAACGATATTTTGCTCCGCTGCCTGAGTTTTTGAAAGCCTTGTTAGAGGTCCCGGACCGGTATAACCGGATGCAGGAGGAGATTGACCGGTTGGAAGAAGAAGGGAAGATCTATGTCATCCGTCCTGATAAGCATGTTACGGTCCAGAGAACTGAAAAAGATAAGCGAAAGCTGGAGGCCCTTTACGAGGAAGGGCGGCGTCTGGCGGAAGAACATATGGGGAAGTTGAAAGAGTATTTGGAGATTAAAGAGTAA
- a CDS encoding helix-turn-helix domain-containing protein, with translation MVLTTITLLITILATTVCFSIFQSFLRKNQIQSVELNAKALEEAVKKALSRLESLQVSMEYKNSGRPLLQSYYEKFFMRLLHNLFDSEEQFELQTRDLRLDFTEACYFTALCQIREEAGRDMDYGKLMNLYNSALQMAKEIIGRHLPAYVVSLDMKHFAVVFHLPELEDYREEAVFDALQNAADMIRNYFNVTILTGVGTPVSQPLKISESYQEAHPLRFSQAADGACNILYLALSLLPDGEENMAEIFSSYSDGYRSIYRFTNVEQIAEWMTIFRDGLCKVLKSKRKTYKAHVITNVQKYINNHISEKLTLNEVAGVFGLSPNYLSILFKKNCPMGFSEYIAQAKINRAKALLLEQDMKIYEAADRLGFESAFYFSKVFKKVTGLSPREFIQQNTANPDEDK, from the coding sequence ATGGTTCTCACGACAATTACCCTGCTCATCACCATTCTTGCCACAACGGTCTGTTTCTCGATTTTCCAGTCCTTTTTAAGGAAAAACCAGATTCAGTCTGTGGAATTAAATGCAAAGGCCCTGGAGGAGGCAGTTAAAAAGGCCCTCTCCCGCTTAGAGAGCCTTCAGGTCTCCATGGAATACAAGAATTCAGGGCGCCCTTTACTGCAGAGCTATTACGAAAAATTCTTTATGCGGCTCTTGCATAACCTCTTTGACAGCGAGGAACAGTTTGAGCTGCAGACCAGAGATTTAAGGCTGGATTTTACGGAAGCCTGTTATTTTACCGCTCTTTGCCAGATCCGGGAGGAAGCCGGCAGGGATATGGATTATGGCAAACTCATGAACCTTTATAACAGTGCTCTGCAAATGGCAAAGGAAATTATCGGCAGGCATCTTCCCGCCTATGTGGTAAGTCTGGATATGAAGCACTTTGCAGTGGTATTTCATCTCCCTGAATTAGAGGACTATCGGGAAGAAGCTGTTTTTGATGCATTACAAAACGCTGCAGATATGATCCGGAACTATTTTAATGTAACGATTCTTACAGGAGTCGGAACTCCGGTCAGCCAGCCTTTAAAAATAAGCGAATCCTACCAGGAAGCCCATCCCCTGCGTTTTTCCCAGGCAGCAGACGGAGCCTGCAACATCCTTTACCTGGCTCTTTCCCTTCTTCCAGACGGGGAGGAGAATATGGCAGAGATTTTTTCTTCCTACAGCGACGGTTACCGCTCCATTTACCGTTTTACCAATGTAGAGCAGATCGCCGAATGGATGACAATTTTCCGTGACGGCCTTTGTAAGGTACTGAAGTCAAAACGGAAAACCTACAAAGCTCATGTCATAACCAATGTGCAAAAATACATCAACAACCACATATCGGAAAAGCTGACCTTAAACGAGGTGGCAGGTGTATTCGGCTTAAGCCCCAATTATTTAAGCATCCTGTTTAAGAAAAACTGCCCGATGGGTTTTTCTGAATACATTGCCCAGGCAAAAATCAACAGGGCCAAAGCCCTCCTATTGGAACAGGATATGAAAATCTATGAAGCTGCCGACCGGCTGGGCTTTGAAAGCGCCTTTTATTTCAGTAAAGTTTTTAAAAAAGTCACCGGGCTTTCTCCCCGTGAATTTATACAGCAAAATACCGCCAATCCTGACGAAGACAAATAA
- a CDS encoding NUDIX domain-containing protein: MIKVTFYDSVENHLLDFAVIVSRYRNKWIFCKHKDRNTLEFPGGHREKEEDIAAAANRELYEETGAAEYTLKQVSGYSVRNFDENGEHSIELSSLMAGKKRR; the protein is encoded by the coding sequence ATGATAAAAGTTACATTTTATGATTCCGTAGAGAATCATTTACTGGATTTTGCAGTTATTGTTTCCCGTTACCGGAATAAATGGATATTTTGTAAGCACAAGGACCGGAACACCCTTGAATTTCCGGGAGGACACCGGGAAAAAGAGGAGGATATCGCAGCCGCCGCAAACAGGGAACTATATGAGGAGACAGGAGCAGCAGAATATACCCTGAAGCAGGTCAGCGGGTATTCGGTTCGGAATTTTGATGAGAACGGGGAGCATTCAATAGAGTTATCCTCTTTAATGGCCGGGAAGAAAAGGCGCTAA
- a CDS encoding MmcQ/YjbR family DNA-binding protein produces the protein MRYHWIDEYLKSMNGVSSDFKEEWNWTRYLLGDKMFAAVCKDDQGRDSLITLKLEPVEGQFLRQQYEDIIPGYYMNKVHWNSIKADGNVPDDLLKDLLEKSYRLVLAGLPKKKQKELVGE, from the coding sequence ATGAGGTATCATTGGATTGATGAATACTTGAAATCAATGAATGGTGTATCCAGTGATTTCAAGGAGGAATGGAATTGGACCAGGTATCTTCTTGGTGATAAGATGTTTGCGGCGGTGTGCAAGGATGACCAGGGCAGGGATTCTTTGATCACACTAAAGCTGGAGCCGGTAGAAGGACAGTTTTTAAGGCAGCAGTATGAAGATATTATCCCCGGCTACTATATGAATAAGGTTCACTGGAATTCCATAAAAGCAGATGGAAACGTTCCTGATGATCTGCTGAAGGATTTACTGGAAAAATCATATCGTCTGGTATTAGCCGGGCTGCCGAAGAAGAAACAAAAAGAATTGGTGGGAGAGTAG
- a CDS encoding DUF3788 domain-containing protein: MLENIPSQEKMTSLMGETLSELWKSLCERIEEKYDMECQWNNGGKAWKYEYKYRRGGKTLCALYAKENCFGFMVIMGKGERELFERERQNYSPEVRKVYDESTTYHDGKWMMFHIKDQSLFDDMIQLLKIKRRPNKK; this comes from the coding sequence ATGCTGGAAAATATACCATCACAAGAAAAAATGACTTCCCTGATGGGGGAGACTTTATCTGAGTTATGGAAAAGCCTTTGTGAAAGAATTGAAGAGAAATATGATATGGAATGCCAGTGGAATAACGGCGGAAAAGCATGGAAATACGAGTATAAATACCGCAGAGGCGGAAAAACTCTTTGCGCGTTGTATGCGAAAGAGAACTGCTTTGGATTCATGGTGATTATGGGAAAAGGGGAACGGGAACTCTTTGAGCGGGAACGGCAGAATTATTCCCCGGAGGTCAGGAAAGTATACGATGAATCAACAACCTACCACGATGGAAAATGGATGATGTTTCATATCAAGGATCAATCCTTATTTGATGATATGATCCAGCTATTAAAGATAAAGAGAAGGCCCAATAAAAAGTAA
- a CDS encoding ABC transporter ATP-binding protein, whose translation MAVNSSRIDEDQKEVFKKDTLLRLYRYLLDYKKQIVIVLFIMAGTIAISMSAPLMMEYAINSCVAKKNMAGLLWLGAGAMVLFLLFLAGTKMRMRIMADVSNRVLLNIREELYKHIQTLGFGFFDSRPTGKVLARIIGDVNSLKDVLSDSVTQLIPDLLTVVCVAVIMLVKNYRLAMAALLTLPILAVGMFLIETTVHKRWQIYRKKTSNLNAYVHEDLSGIRIIQSFAAEPETKEVFHDLVNQHYKSFMDAVIVADGFGPLVEITWGLGGFLLYFIGIRIVGVEKIGIGTLLAFSTYIAMFWSPIRNLANFYNKLTTNISAAERIFDIIDTEAEITDQEGAVPLPEIKGEVVFEHVSFAYGDEPDRLILDDVNFSVKPGETIALVGPTGAGKTTIVNLISRFYETTDGKIFIDGHEIKEVTLKSLRSQMGIMTQDNFLFSGTIRDNIKYGRLEASDEEVMEAAKAVNAHEFIMKLENGYDTVISERGAGLSIGQRQLLAFARTMVSMPGILILDEATSSIDTHTELLVQKGIDALLKGRTSFVIAHRLSTIRKADRIFVIDQGNIMESGSHEELMELKGAYYKLHQSQFS comes from the coding sequence ATGGCAGTCAATTCAAGCAGAATAGATGAGGATCAGAAAGAAGTATTCAAAAAGGATACCCTGCTTCGCCTGTACCGGTATCTCCTGGATTATAAAAAGCAGATCGTCATCGTTCTTTTTATCATGGCCGGAACTATAGCCATCAGCATGTCGGCACCTCTTATGATGGAATATGCCATCAATTCATGCGTGGCTAAAAAGAATATGGCAGGTCTTTTATGGCTGGGGGCTGGTGCAATGGTGCTGTTTCTTTTATTCCTTGCCGGAACCAAGATGCGTATGCGCATTATGGCGGATGTGTCCAACCGGGTGCTTTTGAATATCCGGGAAGAGCTTTATAAGCATATTCAGACCCTTGGCTTTGGTTTTTTCGACAGCCGGCCTACGGGAAAGGTGCTTGCAAGGATTATTGGAGATGTGAATTCCTTAAAGGATGTACTGTCAGACAGTGTGACCCAGCTGATACCGGACCTTCTCACAGTCGTTTGTGTGGCGGTCATCATGCTGGTAAAGAATTACCGCCTGGCAATGGCGGCACTGCTGACTCTTCCCATATTGGCAGTGGGCATGTTCCTGATTGAAACCACGGTTCATAAAAGGTGGCAGATCTACCGTAAAAAAACATCAAATTTAAATGCTTATGTTCATGAAGATTTATCCGGCATCCGGATCATACAGAGCTTTGCAGCGGAACCGGAGACAAAAGAGGTATTTCATGATCTGGTAAACCAGCATTACAAATCCTTCATGGATGCGGTCATAGTGGCGGACGGCTTTGGCCCGCTGGTAGAAATAACCTGGGGCCTGGGCGGTTTCCTGTTGTATTTCATAGGAATCCGGATCGTTGGAGTGGAGAAAATCGGAATCGGTACCTTACTCGCGTTCTCGACCTATATCGCCATGTTCTGGAGTCCTATCCGGAATCTGGCTAACTTTTACAATAAACTGACCACTAACATTTCCGCTGCAGAACGTATTTTTGATATTATTGACACGGAAGCAGAAATAACGGATCAGGAGGGCGCTGTGCCCTTACCAGAGATTAAAGGTGAGGTGGTCTTTGAGCACGTATCCTTTGCTTATGGGGATGAGCCGGACCGGCTGATTCTTGATGATGTGAATTTTTCTGTTAAGCCAGGGGAAACCATTGCACTGGTAGGCCCAACAGGCGCAGGAAAGACTACCATTGTAAACCTGATCAGCCGTTTTTATGAAACAACCGATGGAAAAATTTTTATTGACGGTCATGAAATCAAAGAAGTGACCTTAAAAAGCTTAAGAAGCCAGATGGGAATCATGACCCAGGATAATTTCCTGTTTTCCGGAACCATACGGGATAACATCAAATACGGGCGTCTGGAAGCGTCTGATGAGGAAGTAATGGAGGCGGCCAAAGCAGTCAATGCCCATGAATTCATTATGAAGCTGGAAAATGGATACGATACGGTGATCAGCGAGAGAGGGGCAGGCCTGTCCATCGGACAGAGGCAGCTTCTGGCTTTTGCAAGAACCATGGTGTCAATGCCCGGGATTTTGATTCTTGATGAGGCCACCTCCAGCATTGATACCCATACTGAGCTTCTGGTACAGAAAGGAATCGACGCCCTTTTAAAGGGCAGAACATCCTTTGTCATTGCCCACCGCCTTTCTACGATCCGCAAGGCCGACCGCATTTTTGTCATTGACCAGGGGAATATCATGGAGTCAGGAAGCCATGAGGAATTGATGGAATTAAAAGGCGCCTACTATAAACTACACCAGAGCCAGTTTTCCTAG